From the genome of Oryza glaberrima chromosome 1, OglaRS2, whole genome shotgun sequence:
aggaaataaaatacATCATAAATGGACGGAGCTAACTACAGAGGTGAGAACagaacaaaactatatatagctCTAGGTCAACGCCCTGGAATTTAGCACGGGAATGTACTAAGTTAACACTTTGATGAGTTGAGATTACGACATAAGCTAGACAAGTTGCTCGCAGCCACTGGTTGATTGATTGCTTTCAAGCATTTTGTGTTTCTTTAAAAACATACTCCAAGCTAGCAAGAGCACAGACGTGTGCAAATCATCACGTGTACGTGTTCATTTGCATCTGTTCcaagaaattaaaataaagtaCTCTTGTAGTAATTAACTACATACATGCACGGTTGAATTGTTTACAAACCGATAGTAGTTCCAACTGGTACGTAGTTAATTTCTTGCAACAAAGACTGTTGAGAATGATAAAAATACGAATCAACTAGCATGACCATCAGAATAATTTATTCATGATATATGGAGCAGAAAATGCATGCAGTTGGAAGATGTGATGTGTGACTGTAACAAGATAGTACTACTAATTAAAAAGCATCAACTGGTGATGGTGAAGCAGtaatttttatttcttgtttttaTAGGCATGTTGACCATGCAAGTAGCTGGCCAGGTTTGCAACTGTAATACCCTAATTGTAAACATGGACCTTCTTCGTTTATTTAATTTCGAGAAAGCAATTAACAACATTGTTATATGTGTCTTGTGGCACATGTTTGATTGAAAATTGATGTTCTCCGGGATGGTCGTTTGCCCTTGTACAGTGGTTGAATTGTTGCCAGACTAGTCCGAGATAAAATTTATAGGagaaaaatatgaagaaatAGTGGTGGCACAGAGAGGCTAATCCAGTTCACAATTCACAAAGAAGAGTAGTCTGCAGGGGGTGGTATACTTTAAGGATACAGTGAGGAGAGATTAATTAGGAAGGTAAAAAAAGAATCATGATGTttgcttaggctgtgttctttccccATTTTCCCGACCagcctctctcgttttccacgcacacgctttttaaactactaaatattgcgatttataaaaaaactttctatatgaaagttgtttaaaaagaatcaaattaatctatttttcaaaaaattagttaatacttaattaatcatgcaataatacgaGCTTTATTTTgcgtgccggggaggagggaTTCCCAACCCCTCCTTCCGAACATAGCCTTAGTAAATGCAGGGATAAATAATTAGGCTGCGTTCGGTATATCACTTCCTTATCTTTTTGCTTCATCGATTTTCACACGCATACTTCATAAACGTTCATTGAATGgtgtatttaaaaaaaaaatcaaaaaattgttttaaaaatcatattaatatatttctCAAATTTAGTGAGCTACCTCGTTTTATGTGTAAAGAGAAGTTCCCAACTCCTTCCGAAACAGGGCGGATTCAGCATGGGAGCGTTGGGGCTCAAACCTCCACTACTGTCATGAGGATCATGGGAGCCCCCACGAAACCctaacaatctttttttttttttgctatatgTAGATTGGAGGAGGGTTGTAGCtctgttttattttattgaGACCCacctattttttctttcttgatcTGGGTCAAACACAATACTTGCTTTCTAGTTAAGGAATATTGAAGTTCCCTACGAAGATTACCCCTACAAAAATGTTAGAATCGGATGCCCACTCTTGGCGGGCTTCAAAACTCCCGGATGATTTCCACCAGGCAAACATGGTCATCATATCGATCCCTCGCCTTCAGGTTGTTGATATACTTTATGCTGGCTAATTTATCGTCCTTAGAAATTAATAGTTATTTAATTTATGGCTTACTAATTACTAtcatattctaaaatataagaccGGATGAGACGTTTCTTATATTTTACGAcggaggagggagtactatattaaaaaaatcatgtgagggcatatattaaataaaataaaaaaggaaagggaagaaaagaaaaagaaaagaggaagtcAGTGACGCGTCAGGCAGCAGACAACGTGGGTGTGGTGCGCGGGAGGGTGGGCCCCACACGAAAACCCTGGGGTCACCCCCATCCCATCACCCCACCAGGATGGATCTACTGTAAGCACCAGTTGACCGCATTTCATTTCTCTCCACTCCAGCCCTCCTCCCTCAATTGTGTTGTTGTTACACACACTTGCCACCCGCTATAAAATGAACCAGAGCAGATCGACCACCCAATCCAACCCAACCACTCATCATCCatctgctactgctactgctagcTTCATCCTGTAGCCGCGCGTAAACCAGCTACATCCATTTTATTCTAGCTCCATCCATCCTTTAAGAGAAGCTGAGATCAAGAAACGTGCTCACTCTTGCCTGCATCGATCCTTGAGTTTAATTAACTCAAGGAAGAAGCAATCTTCGCTTCGGTGAGATGAAGAGCAGGAAGAACAGCACGACGAGCACAAAAGCAGCAGGCAGCTGCCACACCAGcagcagcggaggaggaggaggaggaggaggcggcaactgctatagcagcagcagtagcaagaTGGAGCGCAAGGATGTGGAGAAGAATCGGCGCCTCCACATGAAGGGTCTCTGCCTCAAGCTCTCCTCcctcatccccgccgccgctccccgccgccatcaccaccactactccacctcctcctcatcgccgccttcctccaccAAGGTACTACTCTCTTTTTATCCACAACATGCATCAATCATCCTCTTGTTTCAGATACTCCTCCATATGTTTGTTAGTAATTGCTGCTGcaactgaaatattttttacatgGATCGACCGGACCATACATTAATAATAGATCCACACATATATAGTGGAGTACAGTACTATATCACTTGCAACCTCCTGCTTACTGAAATATGCTATGTAGTATTCTGCAGCCATTTTCCTTCTCTAACTACAGCCTAGCTAGCCTCTTCATTCATTCAGCTCAACCCCCTCCATCGATCTGGACTGGACTAgtaattattttcttctctacTAGGAGTATATATGCTACTCTTAACTCCTGGAGTACCATAGATTCTTGCTTGTTTGTAACCACGCATCTTCTTTAATTAAAATCACAAACACTACCAAATTAATGATCAAAATCAGGTTACGTAGGTGTAACTGCGTGTACACACCATTCATTTACTGCCTTTTTaagctgcatatatataaacagaGGCGTTTACAGATGGCCGCgaatgcgtgcgtgcgtgcgtgtaaAAAAAGCCAagcaaaaaaaagttaaaagagaAAAGATTTCAAAAGGGTTGGCTGGGTGGCTAAAccttttttgaattttgagggtCACCAATGTTTTGATACTTACGGAGTGGAAATGATATGAGTTGACATGGTAATTGGTTTTTGTAGGACTAATACTAGTATTTCTGATAGTGGAGTATAACAATTAGTGGAGCAGTATCTTCTTTTTCTACTAGTAGTAGGATTGAGTATCTATCTGTGTTTGTGTGAGTCGTCGTGCACTCGAACGACTTGAGCTACAGTTTCAGTCACGTTTCTCTAAAAAAGGGCATCTACACGGCACGTGCTGGAAtagaatatatattttgatatgactgattttgtttcttgttcatttttttctcaaaaaaaaggCCCCTCACTCACTTAGACAGCGATGCGCTTCCAATGGATGGATCTCGCATCCTTTTTACTAGTACtattttctttccttcctttctttctttgtaAGAAAATATTTTGTCAATGGAAGAGTAGTCCAGTTGTTTTGGCTGTAGCCACGTGACGGATTGGTAGAGCACAACACTAACCGACGAACAACACAAGCTCAATATAATcaattcacaattcacaaacagTGCAGATCATTGTTCTGCTCAAACTGAACCCACCAATAATTCATTCATCCAGTGACCCACCTACCACTACCTCAAATCCATCCAATCCAGTGCGTTCAGGTCACAGCAGCAATCACTTTCAAGAAAGGAATTCCTTCCTCAGCATCCCTtgcagaaaaacaaacaaaagcaaTGCTACTACTGCTAATCATGCCAAAGTTCCTGCTTCCAATAGTTGAATACTGGTACAACGATGAGCGTGACACCTCACCTTATAGTGTTGgatcaacaacaaaaaaaaaacgtggAAAAagtatgtagtagtagtagtagtaactgAATTAAACTGTGGTGGTGGTGTACtgaataattaaaatattactGATGGATGGTGCAGGAGGCTGTGACGCAGCTGGATCAcctggagcaggcggcggcgtacATCAAGCAGCTCAAGGGGAGGATCGACGAgctgaagaagaggaagcagcaggcggcggcactcaccaccagcaccagcaatggccgcggcggcgggatgcCGGTGGTGGAGGTGCGGTGCCAGGATGGGACGCTggacgtggtggtggtgagcgAGGCgatcggggaggagagggagagggagagggagagggcggtGCGGCTGCACGAGGTGATCGGCGTGCTGGAGGAAGAAGGCGCGGAGGTGGTGAACGCCAGCTTCTCCGTCGTCGGCGACAAGATCTTCTACACTCTCCACTCCCAGGCGCTCTGCTCCAGGATCGGCCTCGACGCCTCCAGGGTCTCCCACAGGCTGCGCAACCTCCTCCAATATTAATTCACACCACTCTTTACTCTGCTCAGAATGAGATAATACTCTCTACTCTACTCTACTCTGTACTGTGATGATAAGTAGTATAAAGAGTAGCAGACCAGAGAGCCTCTAGGTAGCTAGGTTAATTAGTGAGAAACAAGAGTTTACACTAAGCTAATGGATGGCATGAGCGGGAGCAAGCTGTTATTACTACGTACTCTTGGCTAACGTTTTTGTATCCCCTAGCTAGCTGCTTGCCCTACG
Proteins encoded in this window:
- the LOC127760728 gene encoding transcription factor bHLH168-like, producing the protein MKSRKNSTTSTKAAGSCHTSSSGGGGGGGGGNCYSSSSSKMERKDVEKNRRLHMKGLCLKLSSLIPAAAPRRHHHHYSTSSSSPPSSTKEAVTQLDHLEQAAAYIKQLKGRIDELKKRKQQAAALTTSTSNGRGGGMPVVEVRCQDGTLDVVVVSEAIGEERERERERAVRLHEVIGVLEEEGAEVVNASFSVVGDKIFYTLHSQALCSRIGLDASRVSHRLRNLLQY